The window ACCAACCGATCTTGCCGAAAAAATGGGGGCTGCACTTGAAGGAAATGATTTAGAACTCGTCTTTGCCTCCTCACAAGAAGACGGTGGAAAGATTTGGTCACAACCGGTTTTCTGCCTAATGCGCAGCAACTTACAAGAATCTTTAGATGTCTTTTTAAGTAAGGGGGATCTGAAGATTGATCGCTGGTTTACAGAATTGCGATCTGGCACCGTAGTATTTGAGAGCCCCTTGGCATTTGCCAATGTGAATACACCTGAAGAGCTGACTGCTTTAGAAAAGGTTTCTCAATGACCGATTTAAATCCTTACTCACCTAATAGCCCTATTTTATTAAGCACTTCTTTGCATGTTGATGAAGCTCGTAAGGCGATTTCAGGCCTAGTGAGCGATTTGATTGAAGAGTCTCGCAAACTGAATAGCGCAAGCGACATGGAGTGCGTCACCTTAGATAAAGCGATCGACCGTATTCTCGCGGAAGATTTACTCTCCCCCATCAATGTTCCTGCTGCAGATAATTCTGCAATGGATGGCTTTGCTTTCAACGGAGATTGTCTTGGCGATAGCATCAATACTGTCACTCTTCAGATAGTTGGCACTGCCTATGCTGGCAAACCTTATTTAGGCACGATTGGTGCTGGAGAGTGCCTTAAGATTATGACGGGTGCCCTCATGCCTGCTGGCTGCGACACCGTCATCCCACAAGAGTTAACGGACTTTGCAGATCAGTCCGTTGTCGGCTTCAAACAAAATCAAGTAAAGCGTGGAGACAATCGACGTTTATGCGGTGAAGACTTACAACATAACAAGGCGGCTATTGCTGCTGGACGCTTATTGCGCCCATCTGACCTAGGCTTAGCAGCCTCACTGGGTATTGCAACGCTCAAAGTCTACCGTAAACTCAAGGTGGCTATTCTGTCCTCAGGGGATGAATTACGTCCCCTCGGTCAAACTTTGGATGCTGGCAGTATCTATGACAGCAATCGCTACAGCCTCACTGGTTTACTCAATCGACTCAATCTAGAAGTAATAGATTGTGGAATTGTGCGTGATGATCCCGCCTCACTTAAGGCGGCATTCATAGATGCAGCTTCTAAGGCAGACGTCCTCATTTCTTCTGGCGGTGTCTCGGTAGGTGAAGCCGACTTCACCAAACAAATCATGCAAGAACTGGGAGATGTCGGTTTTTGGAAAATCGCTATGCGTCCAGGCCGCCCAATGGCTTTTGGAGTGCTAAAGTCTGTTCCAGGATCCAGCCGCAAGACGCTCTTCTTTGGCTTACCCGGTAACCCTGTAGCAGTAATGGTGACCTTCTACCAATTTGTGCGCTCCGCTTTATTGCAACTCAATGGTGCAAGTCAGACGGAGGTGCCATTGATCCAGGCGATCGCAGAAGCGCCGATTCGGAAAAAACCAGGTCGTACAGAATTTCAACGTGCTATTTTGGAGCGTGGTCCAGATGGAAGGCCTACCGTCAAACTCACTGGCAGTCAGGGCGCCGGGATTCTGAGATCAATGAGCGAGGCAAATTGCTTTGTCATTCTGCCCCATGATCAAGGCAATGTTGCTGCTGGAGACTGGGTAGATGTGGCACTTTTTGACGGACTGCTTTAAGATTGCACCTCATGAAACTCACCAAAAAAGAAATCGTCTTCGTAGATCCCATGCATACCGCCAAAACCTTGGTTTTGGTTTATCTCTGCTTCTCCTTTCCAATCGTATTGCTAGCCCTATTTGTCGCATTTATTCGTGACGGCGAAATCCCAGGCTTTACGGTGCTCTCAGCATTAGTCCTTAATGCATTGCTCGGTTTTGCTTTATTGTGGATTGCCTGCAAGGTATACAACTGGGTGGCAGGAAAATTTGGTGGAATCGAGCTTGCCCTCAGAGAGCTCACAGAAGAAATCGAAGCCGACTAATTTTTTCACTCGACTTGACTTCGCGCCTTACGTCTAATTTTCAGTCGTCAATAATTCAGTATTAATTAAACTTGGTGGCCGCTTACCATCAAGCGCTGCTCGTAGATTTTCTACTGCAAGATCTACCATCGCTCTACGCGTTTTTTCAGTAGCACTGGCAATGTGCGGAGCCAATACAATATTCTTACACTTGAGCAACTCCGGATGCACCTGAGGCTCGCCTTCAAACACATCTAATCCAGCAGCAAATATTCTTCCGCCTTGCAATGCTTGTGCCAAAGCGCCATCATCCACAATGCCGCCACGGGCAATATTAATCAGGGTTGCCGTGGTTTTCATGAGGGCAAGTTCTGGTGCGCCAATCGTATGATGATTTTGTGCGGTGTATGGCAGAACCAATACAACGTGGTCAGCAGTACGGAGTAGTTCTTCTTTAGAAACATAAGTTGCTCCACAAGATTTTTCATCAGCATCCGAGAGATGACTACGATTGTGATAGACCACCTTCATACCAAAACCGAGTGCGCGCTTAGCTATGCCTTGACCAATCCGCCCCATACCAATAATGCCAATAGTACTGTGATGCAAGTCCATCCCGAGTGGGTTATTCACAATCGACCATTGATCCCACTTTCCTGATCTGACCCAATGCTCTGATTCAGTCATCCGTCTAGCAGTAGCCATTAGTAAAGCAAAGCCAAAATCAGCCGTGGTATCCGTAAGCACATCAGGGGTATTAGTGGCCATCACTCCCGCAGCGGTAATGGCAGGAACATCAAGGTTGTTATATCCAACCGAGATATTGGCCACCACCTTCAAATTTTTAGCATCAGAAAGAGCTGCCGCATCAATTCGCTCACTACCGGCAACCAGAGCACCGTCCACCTCTGAAAGCGCCTTTTTTAGCTCCTCAGCGGTCAATATCTTGTCGGACTGATTAGATTGAACCTCGTAGGATTCCTCTAATTGAGCTAGAGCCTCGGGAAATATCGCTCTTGCGACCAAAATCTTAAACTTTCTAGAGGCTGCAGGGGTGTGGGCTTGTGAGTTCATAGCGTGACTTTACCTCAACTAAATTGACCCTTTCACCTGAAAAAAGACTGATTCGGCTAAAATTGGGTTTTCTAACTTAGAAGCTCACCAATCTGAGCTTCTCACCTGCAAACCATCATGACTTACGTTGTTACCGAAGCCTGTATCCGCTGTAAATACACTGATTGCGTCGATGTCTGCCCAGTCGATTGTTTTCGTGAAGGCCCTAACTTTTTAGTCATCGATCCAGATGAATGTATCGATTGCGCAGTATGCGTACCTGAGTGCCCAGTCAATGCAATTTATGCAGAAGATGATGTGCCAGGAGATCAACAATCTTTCATTAAATTGAATGCGGACTTATCGTCTTCATGGGCATCTATTACCAAATCTAAAGCGGCAATGCCTGAAGCTGAAGAGTGGAAAGACGTTAAAAATAAACTTGATCAACTGGTAAAGTAAATTGCACTCTCCCATTGAAACCGATGCAGTCATTATTGGCGCAGGTCCGGTGGGACTCTTCCAAGTCTTTGAACTGGGACTACTAGAGATTAAAGTGCATGTGATTGACTCCCTGCCCGAAGTTGGCGGTCAATGTATTGAGCTTTACCCAGATAAACCGATTTATGACATTCCAGCTGTTCCGATCTGTACGGGTCGCGAGCTAGTAAGTAATCTCTTAAAACAAATCGAGCCATTCGCGCCTCAGTTTCATTTAAACCAAGAGGTCTCTACCCTTGAGAAACAAGCCGACGGGCGCTTTCTGATTGGCACGTCCCTCCATCAATACTTCCTCAGTAAAACTGTTTTCATTGCTGCAGGCGTTGGCGCATTTCAACCAAGACTGCTTGCTCTAGAGGGTATTGATGCTTTTGTAGATCAGCAAGTGTTCTATCGCGTTAAAAATCCAGATCAATTTACAGGCAAGAGAGTAGTCATTTGTGGTGGCGGAGATTCCGCACTTGATTGGGCGCTCCACTTTGTTGGCAAAGCTGCGAGTGTGACACTGATTCATCGTCGAGATGAGTTCAAAGCAGCGCCGCAATCGGTAGCCAAGATGCGTGCCTTGTGTACCTCCGGTCAAATGCAATTGATCATTGGGCAGATTACTGGCCTTGAGTCTTCCGATGATCGGCTAACTGAGATTGCCGTAACCGATATTGATGGCAAAGTGCAAATGATTGGCTTAGATTCACTGTTATTGTTTTATGGCCTCTCGCCTAAATTAGGTCCGATTGCAGGCTGGGGCTTAGAAATTGATCGCAAACAAATTGCAGTAGATACAGCCCACTTCCAAACCAGCATTCCTGGGATTTATGCTGTTGGTGACATTAATATCTACCCAGGCAAGAAAAAACTCATCTTGTCAGGATTTCATGAGGCAGCTTTGGCAGCATTTTCAGCGGCCGCTTATTTGGCCCCTGAAAAGCAGATTCAACTCCAGTACACCACCACCTCCCCGAAGCTTCATAAAGCGCTTGGGGTGAGTCCACCGACATTCGAGTAAGCTCTCAACACCACCGAATTATTTGACTGAATAAACCTATGCGTCAATATCACAATCTCATGAAGGAAGTCCTCGAAAAGGGCGTCCAAAAATCCGACAGAACTGGTACGGGAACTATCTCTATCTTTGGCCATCAGATGCGTTTTAATCTGGCCGAAGGTTTTCCGATGGTGACTACCAAAAAGCTTCATCTCAAGTCCATCATTCAGGAACTACTCTGGTTTCTCAAAGGGAGCACTGATAACAACTGGCTCAAAGAGCGGGGCGTATCTATTTGGAATGAATGGGCAGCGCCTGATGGCGATCTAGGCCCGATTTACGGTTATCAGTGGCGCTCTTGGCCCGCTCCGAATGGTGAGCACATTGACCAGATCGCCGAGGTGGTGGAGACCCTTAAAAAGAATCCGGATTCTCGCCGCATTATTGTTTCCGCCTGGAACGTGGCTGATATCCCCCGCATGGCCCTAGCGCCCTGTCATGCCTTCTTTCAGTTCTATGTGGCAGACGGTAAATTGTCCTGCCAACTCTATCAACGTAGTGCGGATGTCTTCCTAGGAGTCCCTTTTAATATCGCGAGCTATGCACTGCTGACTCACATGATGGCACAGCAGTGCAATCTGGAGGTAGGCGACTTTATCTGGACTGGCGGTGACTGCCATCTTTACAGCAACCACTTGGAACAAGTCGATCTGCAACTGTCTAGAGACTTCTTTCCACTGCCTAAACTCAATATTTTGCGTAAGCCCGACTCGATCTTTGATTACGAGTTCGAAGACTTTGAAATTGCCGGCTATGAATCCCATCCTGCTATTAAAGCTCCTGTAGCCATTTAAGAAATCAGATCACCATGACCACAGCCACACACCCCGCCATCTCCATGATTGTTGCCCGCTCACGTAATCACGTGATTGGTAGAGATAATCAAATGCCCTGGAAGATTTCTGCTGACCTGCAGTTTTTTAAAAAAGTGACCATGGGTCACCCCGTCATTATGGGTCGAAAAACGTGGGAATCGATTGGTCGCCCATTGCCAGGACGTCGCAATATTGTGGTGAGTCGTAACGCTGACTTGCAGCTCACTGGCGCAGAAGTGGTCAACTCACTGGATGCAGCACTCGCTAGTTTGAGTGAATTCCCCCGTGTATTTGTGATTGGTGGAGAGCAACTCTTTACACAAGCCTTCCCCAAAGCAGATCGACTTTACATCACCGAAATCGATATCGATGTAGAAGGTGGCGATACCTTCTTTGCAGTTCCCAACGAATCCGAATGGAAAGAGGTGGAGCGTACCCCGGCCTCAGAGGATGGGGTGACTTTTAGTTTTCTTACTTTAGAACGCAAGTAATTCGGACTAACATCGTCAATGAGTCAGGCTGCAAGTTGCAGCTTGATCAAAAATTTTCTGTAGCGCAGCTAAGCTTGCCCGATTTAATGGCTCGCAAAAAGGTATCGTAGTCTGCTTCATTTTGCTTGCTATACGCGATTGAGAAATTAACAAGGGCATCATCTAATGCATCGCCTTGACCACAATAGCCAGCAAGTACAGCTGCATCCCCTGAGCGAGCATGTGCATTAGCCAATGCCCATCCAAATATTTTCGCAAAATCAGGAAATACCTGGGTGTTGATATCATCATCCCCAATAGAAATTCCACCCTTCATATCGCGCAACTGTCGGACATAAAAATCCGTTTCCACCGTGCTCCCAAAACCCAAAAAGAGGTCTGGCGCGCCCTGAATTAAGCACTGGCCATCAACTACCCGCTCACCTTGCGAGCTAAATTTCGTATCTGGGAAAAAGGGGGCTAGGACTGACTGTTGAGCCTCCTTTGTCTGCAGAAAAAGTGGGTCATGCACATCAAGACCTTCAAAATACATCACCCAACAAGAAGTGCCTACGCTACCGACGCCTACTATCTTTCGAGCCCAGTCAATCCATTTGTATTTCAGCAGCAAGTTTTTTCGATCTGGCAACAAAGATTTGATGTATGAATTTAAACCCGCATCATTAAGCTCCGATATGCTACTCCCATGGTAAGAGAACTCGAGATGCTCTATGAATGGTGGGTTGTTAACCAGTCGGATGCCGGCAGGCGTCATCTCTGTTAATTTGCCGATGACGCCTTGACTACTATTATTTCTCGCCTTATCAAGTAATCTTTTTAGGTACTTTTTACCAGCCGGGCTCCCGTAGTTGGCTGCGACGCTTAATAAAGCTTTCTCATCAATGTAGGTATGCTTCAAATCAATATAAGGGGTCGTAGCATATTGATGAAGATAATTTCGATACATAGTAGAAATATTTCGAACAATCATTTCGCCATAAGCTTGATCTTGACCGAGTTGTTGAGCGGCAATCATTGCGCTGGCTGTCAGTCGCTTTAAATCCCAGTCAAAATTACCCGGAAGGGTTTCATCAAAGTCATTAATTCCAAAGACTAGCTGATGTTCAGATGTCGAAAAGAAGCCAAAGTTACTTACGTGCATATCACCACATAACTGGACGGTGATAGGAGGACTTGCAGTGCCAGCCAAGTCCTTGGCCATAATTGCAGCACCACCTCTAAAAAAGGAGAATGGATTCACAGCCATACGAGCATGACGAATTGGGACGTATTCGGGAATACGTGATTTTGCTTGGGTCAGTAATATATTAATAGGGGATTGACGCTTGCCCTTGACAACGAAATCACCAATCGAAGCACGGCCGACTTGTTTGCGTATAGATCTCCCAAGATCATGTTGATCCTTAATGCTTGGATTCTTAGTCAGGAATGATTTGTATAGTTCGCTACTCATACTTTGATAATGCCATAAGGTACTAACCCAGCCCTCTTCAAAGACGATTGAGAGTTAGACAAAAGGATTCATTCGAGATCAGAGTTTCTTAGCAAAACTGTACTGCGCGAATGCTTGCTCAGCCACATTGAACCACTGTGCCTCCATGTTTCTGAATACACGATAGTCTTCAAAGATTTTCTTGAACTGTGGGCTCTTGGCAGACTCTTCGGCGTAGGTTTCTTGCGCTGCCTTAAAGCAGGCATCCAGCACAGAGGTATTGAACTTGCGCAATACTGCGCCATTCTGAACAAGGCGCTGCAATGCCGGTGGATTTAAAGCATCATATTTAGCGCACATATCAACATGCGCTTCAAAACAAGCCGCTTCCCATGCCGCTTGATAAGAGGGTGGCAAAGAATCCCACTGCTTCTTATTGACTAAAAATGAGAGGCCAGCGGCACCCTCCCAAAAGGCAGGGTAATAGTAATTTTTTGCTACTTTAGCTAAGCCCAGCTTTTCATCGTCATAAGGACCCACGAATTCAGCAGCATCAATCGTACCTTTTTCTAGAGCGGAGTAGATTTCACCGGCAGGCAGCTGCTGAGGAATAACGCCTAATTTAGCAAGCACTTGCCCAGCAAAACCAGCGATGCGGAATTTAAGCCCCTTCAGATCTTCTGGGGACTTAATCTCTTTGCGAAACCAGCCACCCATCTGCGTACCCGTTTGTCCACCCAAGAAATTCACAATGTTGTAGCTAGCGTAGAGCTCACGCATCAGCTTCATGCCATTGCCATGCAACATCCATGCAACCTGCTGACGTGCAGTCATGCCAAATGGCGCAGCCGTGTCAAAAATAAATGCGCTGTTCTTGCCTAAGTAGTAATAACTTGCAGTGTGTCCACACTCCACTGTACCGTTCTGGACTGCATCCAACACCTGTAATGCAGGAACCACTTCGCCAGCAGCAAATACTTTAACGTTGAACTTGCCATCAGTCGCTTTACGTAAAGCACTAGCAAAGACTTCTGGGGTACCAAATAGGGTATCTAAGGATTTAGGAAAGCTAGAGACGAGTCGCCAGTTCAGCGTTGGCAGGTTCTGTGCAATCGCTGGAGCAGTCAATGCTGCCGCGCCCGCGCCAATAGCTGCTTTCTTTAAAAAGGAACGTCTTTGCATTTTGTTCTCCTCCAAAATAATTTGTATCTGTTTTTTATTGATGTTTTTTATTTTTTGGCATTACTTGTTTACTTACCACCCACGGTCATTGATCCAATCAGAATAGATCCCGTTTCCTTAGTACCCCGAATCAGCGTATCACTACCAATCATTTGAATATCCATCAGCATATCGCGCAAGTTACTCGCAATCGTAATGCCCTCTACTGGGTACTGGATCTCACCATTCTCTACCCAGTATCCAAAGGCACCACGAGAGTAATCTCCAGTGACGTAGTTCACGCCCTGACCCATCAGTTCAGTCACAAGCAAGCCCGTACCCATTGCCTTTAAGAGCGCTGGTAACCCACCTTTAGGCGTTTTGCGACTTTGCAATGTCAGATGATGTGAGCCACCGGCATTGCCAGTAGTTTTCATGCCCAGTTTTCTAGCGGAATAAGTAGATAAGAAATAGCCTTGCAAAATACCTTTTTCGACCACGGTCCTAGCAGAAGTCTTCACACCCTCCTCATCAAAAGGTGCACTACCTGTCATGGATTTCAGGTGCGGGTTTTCAAAAAGGCTGATGTGCTTTGGCAATACTTGTTTGCCCAAGCTATCCAATAGAAAACTCGAACGGCGATACAGGGCGCCACCAGATACAGCTTGTACCAATCCACCCAATAGACCGGCGGCCAATGGCGCTTCAAAAATCACAGGGCAACGGCGAGTAGTGAGCGATCGCGCCTTCAGGCGTGAAAGCGCTCGCTCTGCAGCGTACTTACCAATCGCTGCTGGATCAGCCAACTCCCCAGGAATACGCGAACTCGAATACCAATCATCTCTTTGCATGAGCGACTTTTTACCGCCCTCATTTGCAATGGGTGCACAGGAAATATAGTGTCGTGAGAATGGGTAGCCGCCCATAAAACCATGGCTTGTTCCCATCATGAAATGTGCATGATGTGCCGATACCGAAGCACCATCACTATTTCGAATTTGCTTGCTCACCGCAAAGGCAGCGCTTTCTGCTGTTCGAGCAATATCGATTGCTGTCGCCGAATCCAAATCCCATGGATGAAATAAATCGAGATCAAGTGGATGCTTTTCAAGCAACGCTTTTTCAGCGGGGCCCGCACAAAGATCCTCTGCAGTATGTTGGGCAATATGAAATGCCGCCTCGACCGTTGCCTTTAAGGATGCTTTGGAGAAATCACTCGTACTCGCATTACCGCGACGATGACCCAAAAAGAGCGTAACACCGACCTGCTTATCAAGGCTTTGTTCAATAGTCTCAACCTCACCTTTGCGAACGGTGACTGAAAGACCTTGACCCTCTGAAATCTCCGCCACAGCATCGGAGGCACCCCGTCTTTTGGCTTCATTGAGCATGAAATCGATGATTTCTTGAAACTGATTTGATGAGTATGTAAACATGCCCTAATAATAGCTAGAATAGAAACATGATGCATACAGAAGCCTGGAAAAGATCCTCTCCCAACGAAATCAAAATTGGCCTGATTTCAATCTCCGATAGAGCGAGCAAGGGTGTTTACATCGATGAAGGTGTTCCCGCCCTGAAATTGTGGCTAGAGACGGCAATTACAGGCCCCTGCGTCTTTCATGAGCGCCTCATTGCTGACGAGCGTGAAATCATTACTGAAACCATCGTGGAACTATCTGATGAGCTAGGCTGCGATTTAATCCTCACTACGGGCGGTACAGGCCCCTCTCTGAGAGATGTGACCCCTGAGGCCACAATGGACGCTGGAACCCGGGAAATGCCCGGATTTGGCGAGCAAATGCGTCAAATCAGCCTACGATTTGTGCCTACTGCGATTTTGTCGCGGCAGACTGCCGTTTTACGAGAGATTGAGGGGCATGCTGCCCTGGTGATCAATTTGCCAGGCCAGCCGAAATCCATTAAGGAGACGCTTGAGGGCTTGAAGGATGGTGAAGGTAAATCGATTGTGCCCGGCATCTTTGCTGCTGTTCCCTACTGCATTGACCTGATTGGCGGCCCTTACATTGAGACCGATGAAGCTATCATCAAAACCTTTAGACCCAAGAGCGCCCTGAAGAAATAACAGCCGAGTCACTCTGGCAGTGGGACGATAAACTTATCACGGTAGTACTTGAGCTCCTCAATGGACTCTTCAATGTCTGCCAAAGCGGTATGGGCCTGCTTTTTAGTAAAACCCTTAACCAGCTCAGGATGCCAGCGTTTACAAAGCTCTTTTAGGGTAGAAACGTCGATATTTCGGTAATGAAAGAAGGCCTCTAGTTTCGGCATGTACTTGGCCATGAAGCGTCGATCTTGACCAATCGTATTGCCGCACATTGGGGCTATTCCTGGCTTGATATATTGCTTAAGAAAAGCAATACATTCAGCTTCAGCAGTGGCTTCATCAGTTATTGAGGTTTTAACCTTATCAATCAGGCCTGAGCGTCCGTGGGTACCTTTATTCCAGGCATCCATGGCATCCAATAAGGCATCGTCTTGATGGACCACCCAAACAGGGGCGGTTGCGATGGTATTGAGGTGCGCATCCGTCACAATCACAGCAATTTCCAAAATACGCTCTTTTTCGGGGTCTAAGCCTGACATCTCCATATCCACCCAAATCAAGTGTTCGTTGGCTGGCGCCGTCTTTGCTGCCGGGGTAACAATTTTTTCACTCATATCTATAATCATCTCATGACATTCACAATTGTTTTTCTAATCGCCTTCATCGCCAGCTTTGGTCTACGCCACTGGTTATCCCAACGCCAAATTCGTCACGTTGCTATTAACCGTGATCGTGTCCCAGCAGAGTTTGCCTCTCAGATCTCTTTGGCAGAGCATCAAAAGGCTGCCGACTACACCATCGCTAAACTCCGTTTAGGCGTTCTAGAGAATGGTGTCAGCGCCATTATTTTGATCGCCTTCACGCTGATGGGTGGGCTACAGATTCTGAATATGGGTCTCTTGCAATTACTCGGTGAAGGTATTGCGCAACAAATTGCCCTACTCTTCTCGATTGTGCTGATCTCTGGAATTATTGACCTACCTTTTTCTTGGTACAAACAGTTTCATCTTGAAGAGCGTTTTGGCTTTAATCGTATGAACACCAAGCTCTTCTTTAGTGATATGTTTAAAGGTCTGGGAGTGGGTGGTGCGATTGGCTTTCCCCTCCTCTGGGTCATCCTCAGTCTCATGGCTCAGGCTGGTGATTTTTGGTGGTTGTGGGCTTGGGGTGTTCTGACCGCATTTAGTCTATTAATGCAGTGGATATTCCCAACCTTTATCGCGCCCATCTTTAATAAGTTCGAAGCGCTAGAAGAAGGTCCCTTGAAGACGCAGATTGAAGCCTTATTAAATCGCTGCGATTTTGCGAGCCAAGGTCTTTTTGTCATGGATGGAAGCAAGCGTAGTGCGCACGGCAATGCATTTTTTGCCGGCATGGGTAAGGCCAAACGTATTGTCTTTTTTGACACCTTAATTGAGAAGCTGAATCCTGGTGAAGTAGAGGCGGTACTTGCTCATGAACTGGGTCATTACAAGTGCAACCATATCCGTAAGCGCTTAATCGTTTCTTTTGGCTTGAGCTTTGTGACACTTGCCCTCTTGGGTTGGGTCAGCACACAGCCCTGGTTCTATAGTGATCTTGGCGTCATGCCGAATCCCAATGGCTATAACGGTGGCTTAGCTCTAGCACTCTTCTTGTTGGTATCACCAGTATTTAGCTTCTTTCTCACGCCGCTGTCTAGCTTGGCATCGCGTAAACATGAATATGAGGCTGATGGTTTTGCAGCAGATAAATCTTCTGCGACTGACTTGATTACCGCTTTAGTAAAGCTTTACCAGGACAATGCATCCACTTTGACGCCGGATCCAATCTACACCGCTTTTTACAGCTCACATCCGCCAGCTCCATTACGCATCGCTAATCTCAAGCGCTTTAACCAAAGGCACTAGGAGCCAATTAAGTTAATGGAACAATTTCATGCGCTACTGACTGCTTCTTATGGACGACACTATTTAGCGCAGCGCTTAGTTCAAGATGGGCGCGGAAATGAGTCTCCTGCTGGTGAGTTAATTCAGGTGAGCACTCCAGCTAAGCAGCATATTGGTGCCGTGGGTGATCGCATGTTAGTGGAGATGACTTCAAGCGATCAAGCGCGCATTGTTCGTATCGAGCCAAGGGAGAATTTACTTTACCGATCCGATGCTTTCAAAAGCAAATTAATCGCCTCAAATGTCGATCAAATATTAGTCGTACTAGCTACGCAACCCGCTTTCTCGCCAGACCTTTTGGGAAGAGCTGTTGTTGCTGCAGAGACGAATCAAATTGGTTTGCATATCCTATTAAACAAGTGTGACCTCAAAGATAACTTAGAGCACGCTCGTAAAATCATTGCGCCTTATGCTCGT is drawn from Polynucleobacter arcticus and contains these coding sequences:
- the pmbA gene encoding metalloprotease PmbA, with the translated sequence MFTYSSNQFQEIIDFMLNEAKRRGASDAVAEISEGQGLSVTVRKGEVETIEQSLDKQVGVTLFLGHRRGNASTSDFSKASLKATVEAAFHIAQHTAEDLCAGPAEKALLEKHPLDLDLFHPWDLDSATAIDIARTAESAAFAVSKQIRNSDGASVSAHHAHFMMGTSHGFMGGYPFSRHYISCAPIANEGGKKSLMQRDDWYSSSRIPGELADPAAIGKYAAERALSRLKARSLTTRRCPVIFEAPLAAGLLGGLVQAVSGGALYRRSSFLLDSLGKQVLPKHISLFENPHLKSMTGSAPFDEEGVKTSARTVVEKGILQGYFLSTYSARKLGMKTTGNAGGSHHLTLQSRKTPKGGLPALLKAMGTGLLVTELMGQGVNYVTGDYSRGAFGYWVENGEIQYPVEGITIASNLRDMLMDIQMIGSDTLIRGTKETGSILIGSMTVGGK
- a CDS encoding M48 family metallopeptidase translates to MTFTIVFLIAFIASFGLRHWLSQRQIRHVAINRDRVPAEFASQISLAEHQKAADYTIAKLRLGVLENGVSAIILIAFTLMGGLQILNMGLLQLLGEGIAQQIALLFSIVLISGIIDLPFSWYKQFHLEERFGFNRMNTKLFFSDMFKGLGVGGAIGFPLLWVILSLMAQAGDFWWLWAWGVLTAFSLLMQWIFPTFIAPIFNKFEALEEGPLKTQIEALLNRCDFASQGLFVMDGSKRSAHGNAFFAGMGKAKRIVFFDTLIEKLNPGEVEAVLAHELGHYKCNHIRKRLIVSFGLSFVTLALLGWVSTQPWFYSDLGVMPNPNGYNGGLALALFLLVSPVFSFFLTPLSSLASRKHEYEADGFAADKSSATDLITALVKLYQDNASTLTPDPIYTAFYSSHPPAPLRIANLKRFNQRH
- the mog gene encoding molybdopterin adenylyltransferase; its protein translation is MMHTEAWKRSSPNEIKIGLISISDRASKGVYIDEGVPALKLWLETAITGPCVFHERLIADEREIITETIVELSDELGCDLILTTGGTGPSLRDVTPEATMDAGTREMPGFGEQMRQISLRFVPTAILSRQTAVLREIEGHAALVINLPGQPKSIKETLEGLKDGEGKSIVPGIFAAVPYCIDLIGGPYIETDEAIIKTFRPKSALKK
- the orn gene encoding oligoribonuclease, with amino-acid sequence MSEKIVTPAAKTAPANEHLIWVDMEMSGLDPEKERILEIAVIVTDAHLNTIATAPVWVVHQDDALLDAMDAWNKGTHGRSGLIDKVKTSITDEATAEAECIAFLKQYIKPGIAPMCGNTIGQDRRFMAKYMPKLEAFFHYRNIDVSTLKELCKRWHPELVKGFTKKQAHTALADIEESIEELKYYRDKFIVPLPE